In Sphingopyxis sp. CCNWLW2, a single window of DNA contains:
- a CDS encoding acyl-CoA dehydrogenase family protein yields the protein MNFELTEEQTMFRDAVSAFAQRHLAVGALERAHSDDYPWEVARQMAEQGLIGITIPEDKGGLGGSLMDAVIAIETIASVCPRSADVVQAGNFGAIRTFAQFASDAQKEEYLAPLLRGEGLISVAMTEPNAGSAVTELTTTAVPDGDGFRITGQKIFTTHGTHATVFLVYVRYGPGTENIGSVLIERGQEGFTFGKPIRFMSGEEWNPLFFDNVYVPKDKVLLGPGGFKKQMGGFNVERIGNTARSLALGRYAFTAAVEHAKTRQQFGRPLCDFQGLQWKFAEMKLKLDAAQLLLYRAATNADAGLPSPDETAIAKVACNRAGFDCANEAMQVMGGAGYSQDSLVEYCLRRTRGWMIAGGAIEILLNRIAEGVFDKRFPQGPAKVRA from the coding sequence ATGAACTTCGAGCTCACCGAAGAACAGACCATGTTCCGCGACGCGGTCTCCGCTTTTGCCCAGCGCCACTTGGCTGTCGGCGCGCTCGAGCGTGCCCATTCCGACGACTATCCTTGGGAGGTTGCGCGCCAGATGGCAGAGCAAGGGCTTATCGGCATCACGATACCCGAAGATAAGGGCGGGCTTGGCGGTTCGCTGATGGACGCGGTCATAGCGATCGAGACGATCGCATCGGTCTGTCCCCGCTCGGCCGACGTCGTGCAGGCCGGCAACTTCGGTGCCATCCGTACCTTTGCGCAGTTCGCGAGCGATGCGCAGAAAGAAGAATATCTCGCGCCGCTGCTTCGCGGCGAGGGACTGATCTCGGTCGCCATGACCGAACCCAATGCCGGGTCGGCGGTCACCGAACTGACCACGACCGCCGTGCCCGACGGCGATGGGTTCCGCATTACGGGCCAGAAGATTTTCACGACGCACGGCACCCACGCCACCGTTTTTCTGGTTTATGTCCGATATGGTCCGGGGACGGAGAATATCGGGTCGGTACTCATTGAGCGGGGCCAGGAGGGCTTCACCTTCGGCAAGCCGATACGGTTCATGTCGGGCGAAGAGTGGAACCCGCTGTTCTTCGACAACGTCTATGTCCCGAAGGATAAGGTGCTTCTCGGGCCCGGCGGGTTCAAGAAACAGATGGGTGGTTTCAATGTCGAGCGCATCGGGAATACGGCGCGCAGCCTAGCCCTCGGTCGCTATGCCTTCACGGCCGCGGTCGAACATGCGAAGACACGCCAGCAGTTCGGGCGACCGCTTTGTGACTTCCAGGGCCTTCAGTGGAAGTTCGCCGAGATGAAACTGAAGCTCGATGCGGCGCAGTTGCTCCTTTACCGGGCCGCTACCAACGCCGATGCGGGTCTGCCTTCTCCCGACGAGACGGCAATTGCGAAGGTCGCTTGTAATCGCGCCGGATTCGATTGCGCGAACGAGGCGATGCAAGTGATGGGCGGCGCGGGTTACAGCCAGGATAGTCTGGTCGAATATTGCCTTCGGCGCACGCGAGGCTGGATGATTGCAGGGGGAGCGATCGAGATATTGTTGAACCGCATCGCCGAAGGTGTCTTCGACAAGCGATTCCCCCAGGGCCCGGCAAAGGTCCGGGCGTAA
- a CDS encoding aromatic ring-hydroxylating oxygenase subunit alpha: MNEMTRLGAHQDVTPDRIPADAYISPEFVRIEKERLWPRIWQMACRAEEIPNPGDFYTYEIADESISVVRKQDGAIAAYFNVCPHRGRRLTAGCGKMGKFHCKYHGWQWSLDGTPVEIVDRHQWGDCLQDADVSLTSVKVAEWGGWVFINMDPESESLETFLGEAKRLLDPFEIDEMRYVWRKTIVLPCNWKTAQEAFMEGYHVQTTHRQLLAYHDDLTYSQAYGNHAMFGYAPTALFGLPSPRISDQSGDIRKGLYEFNREIWNTLKATATQEMLAAGERLMELPETATPFEVFVAFAQFHREEAAKSGRPYPDISAEQQMAAGTDWNIFPNMVFLHQPTNILAYRARPYGDDPSKCRFDIYVLERFAPGTEPKVEVEDGGDDWRAVDWGLILEQDFQNMEEVQKGMKSQAFKQARPNPVQEIEISNFHRVYHAFIAKAD, encoded by the coding sequence ATGAACGAAATGACAAGGCTCGGCGCGCATCAGGATGTCACGCCCGACCGGATCCCGGCCGACGCTTATATATCTCCTGAGTTCGTACGCATCGAAAAGGAGCGACTCTGGCCGCGGATCTGGCAGATGGCTTGCCGTGCCGAGGAGATTCCGAATCCCGGTGACTTCTACACCTACGAAATCGCAGACGAGTCGATCTCGGTCGTCCGCAAACAGGACGGCGCGATCGCAGCCTATTTCAACGTCTGTCCGCATCGCGGCCGTCGTCTCACCGCGGGCTGCGGAAAGATGGGGAAATTCCACTGCAAATATCATGGCTGGCAGTGGTCGCTCGACGGCACCCCCGTCGAGATCGTCGACCGGCACCAGTGGGGCGATTGCCTGCAGGACGCCGACGTCAGCCTGACCTCGGTCAAGGTCGCCGAGTGGGGCGGCTGGGTATTCATCAACATGGACCCCGAGAGCGAGAGCCTCGAAACCTTTCTCGGCGAAGCCAAACGCCTCCTCGACCCATTTGAAATCGACGAGATGCGCTACGTCTGGCGCAAGACGATCGTGCTGCCTTGCAACTGGAAGACCGCGCAGGAAGCCTTCATGGAAGGTTATCATGTGCAGACGACCCATCGCCAGCTGCTCGCCTATCATGACGATCTGACTTACAGTCAGGCCTACGGCAATCATGCCATGTTCGGTTATGCGCCGACCGCGCTGTTCGGGCTGCCGAGCCCGCGGATCAGTGACCAGAGCGGCGACATCCGAAAGGGTCTCTACGAGTTCAATCGCGAGATCTGGAACACGCTGAAAGCGACGGCGACGCAGGAAATGCTTGCAGCCGGCGAGCGGTTGATGGAATTGCCCGAGACCGCCACGCCGTTCGAGGTGTTCGTAGCTTTCGCGCAGTTTCACCGCGAAGAAGCGGCAAAATCTGGCCGGCCCTATCCCGATATCTCGGCCGAGCAGCAGATGGCGGCGGGGACGGACTGGAATATCTTCCCCAATATGGTCTTCCTGCACCAGCCGACCAACATCCTGGCTTATCGTGCACGCCCCTATGGCGACGACCCCAGCAAATGCCGGTTCGACATTTACGTCCTCGAACGCTTCGCGCCCGGTACCGAACCGAAGGTCGAGGTCGAAGACGGCGGGGACGACTGGCGCGCGGTCGACTGGGGCCTCATCCTCGAACAGGACTTCCAGAATATGGAAGAGGTTCAAAAGGGCATGAAGTCGCAGGCCTTCAAGCAGGCGCGCCCCAATCCGGTGCAGGAAATCGAGATCAGCAATTTCCACCGCGTCTATCACGCATTTATCGCAAAGGCCGACTGA
- a CDS encoding FAD-binding protein, with protein MTAPFDEIADFVIVGSGGGSMAAALYLDSIGKKALILEKTDKFGGSTAMSGGVLWVPNNHLLARDGIEDSHEAARTYMDATVGDDGGPGATPARKEAYLREGPRLVKWLEDRGMKWLRTEGWADYYDDRPGGCTRSRSLGAPMLDARELGPLFDKLRLGPMVMPLPTDKAGIIGLATRTPRGMWEGTKLLARMWLVKRRGKPLLSFGGSLQGRMLMLAHKAGIDMRTEHPIVELIEEEGRVTGVVVQRGTRQLRIAARDGVLINAGGFSHNAEMRRQYGPQPSSTEWTNANPGDTGEMIQIAEKHGAALDLMDQAWWVPGTIPPDQGTGPALMHNTDISKPHCIIVNRQGRRILNESGSYMENGQRLYQNDVPAYVILDSRHRKRYAWGYYPPGKTPPEWIDSGWMKMADSIEELAGKTGIDEDGLRSEIAKFNGYCETGKDLDFNRGGRGYDNWFGDPTVKPNPNLGKIDKPPFYAMELVPGDVGTSGGMVTDEHAQVLRGDGSVIPGLYATGNSTASVMGRCYPAAGASIGASFIFAWIAARHAAGRND; from the coding sequence ATGACCGCTCCGTTTGACGAGATCGCCGATTTCGTGATCGTGGGCTCGGGCGGCGGCTCGATGGCGGCTGCGCTTTATCTCGACTCGATCGGCAAGAAGGCGCTGATCCTCGAGAAGACCGACAAGTTTGGCGGGTCGACCGCGATGTCGGGCGGCGTGCTCTGGGTGCCGAACAACCATCTCCTCGCGCGCGACGGAATCGAAGACAGTCATGAAGCGGCCCGCACCTACATGGACGCGACGGTCGGCGACGACGGCGGCCCCGGGGCGACACCAGCGCGCAAGGAGGCTTATTTGCGCGAAGGGCCGCGGCTTGTGAAATGGCTCGAGGACCGCGGTATGAAGTGGCTCCGCACCGAGGGCTGGGCCGATTATTATGACGATCGGCCGGGCGGTTGTACGCGAAGCCGTTCGCTTGGCGCCCCCATGCTCGACGCACGCGAGCTCGGGCCGCTGTTCGACAAGCTGCGCCTCGGGCCGATGGTGATGCCGCTGCCGACCGACAAGGCCGGGATAATCGGCCTGGCGACGCGCACGCCCCGCGGCATGTGGGAGGGCACGAAGCTTCTCGCGCGCATGTGGCTCGTCAAGCGCCGCGGGAAGCCACTCCTGAGCTTTGGCGGCTCGCTCCAGGGGAGGATGTTGATGCTCGCGCACAAGGCCGGCATCGACATGCGCACCGAACATCCGATCGTCGAACTGATCGAGGAGGAGGGCCGAGTTACCGGGGTTGTGGTCCAGCGCGGCACCCGCCAGCTTCGAATCGCCGCGCGCGACGGGGTCCTGATCAATGCCGGCGGGTTTTCACACAATGCGGAGATGCGCCGCCAGTACGGCCCGCAGCCCAGTTCGACCGAATGGACGAATGCCAATCCGGGCGATACCGGCGAGATGATCCAGATCGCGGAAAAACATGGTGCCGCACTCGACCTGATGGACCAGGCCTGGTGGGTGCCCGGGACGATCCCGCCCGACCAGGGCACCGGTCCCGCGCTCATGCACAACACCGATATTTCGAAACCGCATTGCATCATCGTCAATCGGCAGGGGCGCCGGATCCTGAACGAGAGCGGCTCCTACATGGAGAATGGCCAGCGCCTCTACCAGAATGACGTGCCAGCCTATGTCATCCTCGATAGCCGTCACCGCAAACGCTACGCTTGGGGATATTATCCGCCCGGCAAGACGCCGCCCGAGTGGATCGACAGCGGCTGGATGAAGATGGCCGATTCGATCGAGGAACTCGCCGGCAAGACCGGCATCGACGAGGACGGGCTGCGCAGCGAGATCGCGAAGTTCAACGGCTATTGCGAAACCGGTAAGGACCTCGACTTCAACCGGGGCGGCCGCGGCTACGACAACTGGTTCGGCGATCCGACGGTCAAACCCAATCCCAATCTCGGCAAGATCGACAAGCCGCCCTTCTACGCGATGGAACTCGTGCCGGGTGACGTCGGGACTTCGGGGGGCATGGTGACCGACGAACATGCGCAGGTCCTGCGCGGGGACGGATCGGTCATTCCGGGCCTGTACGCGACAGGAAACTCGACGGCGTCGGTGATGGGCCGTTGCTATCCGGCCGCAGGGGCAAGCATCGGTGCATCCTTCATCTTTGCTTGGATCGCCGCGCGTCATGCCGCAGGCCGCAACGATTAG
- a CDS encoding helix-turn-helix domain-containing protein, with amino-acid sequence MPDFALVALPGAYRSSIGALADSFALVRDRSEHLFDGVEPLNLDTSLQYLSIDGAVSTCFDGTPLVVDGKIDRTIVHPFIWLPAFRTGGEPGMRERLTSWRPLIDWLRIQEEGGAIIGASGGSVMLLLAAGIGTDLAVPASPALAPVVRTLFPRQAIDEDGAVADHGRLLLSRGIGSDLGLVTHAFERAMSPEISRWLSSVMGLETGAAHHVTDALVARARFWLEQNFSRTVDLAALAAELSTSSATLNRRFHKALGCSARDYVGQLRLRAAKRMLERSSRPIDQIALLVGYSDSRLFRAMFRKHCGMTATQWRLAARDETTEQART; translated from the coding sequence ATGCCCGATTTCGCTCTTGTCGCGCTCCCCGGCGCCTACCGCAGCAGCATCGGAGCGCTGGCCGATAGCTTTGCCCTCGTGCGCGATCGGAGCGAACATCTGTTCGACGGGGTCGAGCCGCTCAATCTGGACACATCGCTTCAGTATCTTTCGATCGACGGTGCGGTATCGACCTGCTTCGACGGGACACCGCTCGTGGTCGACGGCAAGATCGATCGAACGATCGTCCACCCCTTTATCTGGCTGCCCGCGTTCCGAACAGGCGGCGAACCGGGCATGCGCGAACGCCTGACCAGCTGGCGGCCGCTGATCGACTGGCTGCGCATCCAGGAAGAGGGCGGCGCGATCATTGGCGCGAGCGGCGGCAGCGTTATGCTTCTGCTGGCGGCCGGTATTGGAACCGATCTCGCCGTCCCGGCGAGCCCGGCGCTCGCACCCGTGGTGCGGACGCTCTTCCCGCGTCAGGCGATCGATGAAGACGGCGCTGTCGCTGATCATGGACGCCTGCTTCTGTCGCGCGGCATCGGGAGCGATCTCGGGCTGGTCACACATGCCTTCGAGCGCGCGATGTCGCCTGAAATTTCGCGCTGGCTCTCCTCGGTCATGGGGCTTGAAACCGGCGCCGCCCATCATGTGACCGATGCCCTCGTCGCGCGGGCGCGCTTCTGGCTCGAGCAGAATTTCTCGCGCACGGTCGATCTCGCCGCGCTTGCCGCAGAACTTTCCACAAGCAGTGCCACGCTCAATCGGCGATTTCACAAGGCGCTCGGCTGTTCGGCGCGCGACTATGTCGGTCAGCTTCGTCTTCGCGCGGCGAAAAGAATGCTCGAACGCTCGTCGCGACCGATCGACCAGATCGCGCTGCTCGTTGGTTATTCCGACAGCCGGCTTTTTCGCGCGATGTTCCGCAAACATTGCGGGATGACCGCGACGCAGTGGCGTCTTGCTGCTCGCGACGAGACGACCGAGCAAGCCAGAACCTGA